The following proteins are encoded in a genomic region of Candida albicans SC5314 chromosome 4, complete sequence:
- a CDS encoding uncharacterized protein (Ortholog of C. dubliniensis CD36 : Cd36_43290, C. parapsilosis CDC317 : CPAR2_403630, Candida tenuis NRRL Y-1498 : CANTEDRAFT_114295 and Debaryomyces hansenii CBS767 : DEHA2G17336g) produces MSTIKITNESVKEVVASVVPMNIQYSGPANTEDYFAPSKTQETQPDGTLLDVAYFRGCKLVGKTLELDKYDVKGYVINKSEHLVSDKETGEVKTAVTYIPVGNFQKLTVYGHDTLPSRTNQWSLIPEYLSISNIVNE; encoded by the coding sequence ATgtcaacaataaaaatcaCTAATGAATCAGTCAAAGAAGTTGTTGCTTCAGTGGTTCCAATGAATATTCAATATTCTGGTCCAGCAAACACTGAAGATTATTTCGCTCCATCAAAGACACAAGAAACTCAACCTGATGGTACACTCCTAGATGTTGCTTATTTTAGAGGATGTAAATTAGTTGGGAAAACTTTGGAGTTAGACAAATATGATGTTAAGGGTTATGTGATAAATAAGTCTGAACATTTGGTGTCTGATAAGGAAACTGGTGAAGTTAAAACTGCAGTAACCTACATTCCAGTAGgcaattttcaaaagttgACGGTATATGGACATGATACATTACCTAGTCGAACTAATCAATGGTCCCTCATACCAGAATATTTGAGTATAAGTAATATAGTTAATGAATAG
- a CDS encoding uncharacterized protein (Predicted membrane transporter, member of the drug:proton antiporter (14 spanner) (DHA2) family, major facilitator superfamily (MFS)) — protein sequence MTIQDHNTIHPNVIQDVSTEAPGIVAGELAAEDEGLLSNDALKTHTYGSVSTPETTHYEIDDPNGGYALPKTQLYTVVSSLFMASFLAALDGTVVTTLLTLIASELHAVSNISWIATAYLLSSAAFQPIFGKLSDIFGRKALLLGCSTLFAVGCAICGAADSVLVLVIGRFVTGCGGSGLTSLGTITMSDIIPLRDRGYYQGLANIFFGLGAASGGAIGGLLADWLGWKYVFILQVPLALSVFFAIYFFLNLPEGSPGLGMEGNVSEKLKRVDFLGSFFLVSSLMVFLSAASLGGREIAYSSFTFIGLIISAFVLLTAFVAVELYVSEEPILPIELFANRTVLASSLTNWFYTMSIFTTLFYVPIYYSSVIGLTPTENGLRLVPNFFGVSFGSVGAGIYMKKTGRYYKLAVLAGIFAIFGIGKIALLTPNIPTWQQFLLLIPSGLGYSCILTVTLLALIAAAPLKYQACTTSIQYTFRSTGSTLGVSAATAVFQNVLLLQLTKKINELVSDPREAAKIIAKALDSTEYVNEAPKYVREAIRASYDAGCKGAFGFAFATIVLGVISSLFMREHVLHTSINRD from the coding sequence atgaCTATACAGGATCACAATACAATACATCCCAATGTTATTCAAGATGTGTCTACTGAAGCTCCTGGAATTGTTGCTGGTGAATTAGCTGCAGAAGATGAAGGATTATTAAGTAATGATGCTTTGAAAACTCATACATATGGATCAGTATCAACACCAGAAACAACCCattatgaaattgatgatccTAATGGAGGTTATGCCTTACCCAAAACTCAATTATACACTGTTGTTTCCAGTTTATTCATGGCATCTTTCTTAGCAGCTTTGGATGGAACCGTGGTTACTACATTATTAACTTTAATTGCTTCTGAATTACATGCAGTGTCCAATATTTCTTGGATTGCCACTGCTTATTTATTATCTTCGGCAGCTTTCCAACCTATATTTGGTAAATTATCCGATATATTCGGAAGAAAGGCATTATTACTTGGATGTAGTACTTTGTTTGCTGTTGGGTGTGCCATTTGTGGTGCTGCTGATTCAGTTTTGGTTTTAGTTATTGGTAGATTTGTCACTGGTTGTGGAGGTTCAGGTTTGACCTCTTTGGGGACTATTACCATGTCTGATATAATTCCATTGAGAGATAGAGGATATTACCAAGGATTGgctaatattttttttggattagGAGCTGCATCAGGTGGGGCCATAGGTGGTTTATTAGCTGATTGGCTTGGGTGGAAATATGTTTTCATATTGCAAGTTCCTTTAGCCTTGTCGGTTTTTTTCGCAATTtactttttcttgaatttaCCAGAAGGTTCACCTGGTTTGGGTATGGAAGGTAATGTTTCAGAGAAATTGAAACGTGTTGACTTTTTGGGATCATTCTTTTTGGTCAGTTCACTTATGGTGTTTTTAAGTGCAGCTTCCTTGGGTGGTAGAGAAATTGCTTATTCATCATTTACATTCATTGGTTTAATAATTTCCGCATTTGTATTATTGACAGCTTTTGTTGCAGTTGAACTTTATGTCTCAGAAGAACCAATATTaccaattgaattgtttgcTAATAGAACAGTTTTAGCTTCTTCGTTAACCAATTGGTTCTATACCATGTCAATTTTCACAACATTGTTCTATGTTCCTATTTATTATAGTTCTGTCATTGGTTTAACACCTACTGAAAATGGGTTGAGATTGGTGCCTAATTTTTTCGGTGTCTCATTTGGATCGGTTGGAGCTGGGATTTATATGAAAAAAACCGGTCGTTATTACAAGTTGGCAGTTTTAGCTGGTATTTTCGCCATTTTTGGTATTGGCAAAATAGCGTTACTTACTCCTAACATTCCAACTTGGCAACAgtttttattgttgattcCTTCAGGATTGGGTTACTCGTGTATATTGACTGTTACTTTACTTGCCTTGATTGCTGCAGCACCTTTAAAATATCAAGCTTGTACCACATCAATTCAATACACTTTTAGATCAACAGGTTCTACACTAGGAGTGTCCGCTGCAACGGCAGTTTTCCAAAATGTTTTACTCCTTCAGTTGACTaagaaaattaatgaattggtTTCTGATCCTCGTGAAGCGGCAAAGATCATTGCCAAAGCTTTGGATAGTACAGAGTACGTGAATGAAGCTCCTAAATATGTTAGAGAAGCTATAAGAGCTTCATACGATGCCGGGTGTAAAGGAGCTTTTGGATTTGCTTTTGCAACAATTGTTCTTGGTGTCATTTCATCTTTATTCATGAGAGAACACGTTTTACACACAAGTATTAATAGAGACTAA
- a CDS encoding uncharacterized protein (Predicted membrane protein; rat catheter biofilm induced) — translation MPNTPLLSIRSPRFDRLSPRITTTTATTTDPNGIVDIINQQEIQNYKLGIILLVIALATWIIGLELVNAVLKGDDYEKPWLFAVITGSCFSINLLPDIILLKHWEVFGQTQIEEDLPLLQTKSKEKNEDVSELTPKEVFILAFQIAVIYYSYNVLGMSALKFTSASNQTVMGSTTSMFTLIIGVILKTETFTIKKALCVIGSCLGVFMVSFSNTSAGQGKFQPKNPVLGNTLALGAALMYGFYLLIMKFKCGTGDKTTNERRLFGYVGLITFVIGVPVLYVVDLLEIEKFQFPPPNNTILASIFINGIFSVISDYTSVLAMLLTSPLVVSLTLTSVIPITIFIDYLVLISTGNSVKTNFVYVFGIVCILVAVVLVNVNITSENDLIEEVIEHALEEAIRNDEVMSPVLSPLLSPRNNATNVLGSQLSPHASPIGISLFSPKLKSKHPLRISHFNLNENDETEPTFNANHEPLYGITSSPPNIVVVQGKNHQYQIKRNIDE, via the coding sequence atgCCCAACACACCTTTACTTCTGATCAGATCTCCTAGATTTGACAGACTCTCCCCTAgaatcacaacaacaacagccacAACAACTGATCCCAATggtattgttgatattatCAACCAACAGGAAATACAAAATTATAAACTTGGTATAATTCTTCTTGTGATTGCATTGGCTACTTGGATTATTGGATTAGAATTGGTCAATGCGGTATTAAAAGGAgatgattatgaaaaaCCTTGGTTATTTGCAGTGATCACTGGTTCATGTTTctcaataaatttattaccGGATATAATTCTACTTAAACACTGGGAAGTTTTCGGTCAAACtcaaattgaagaagacTTACCATTACTTCAAAcgaaatcaaaagaaaagaatgaaGATGTTTCAGAATTAACTCCCAAGGAAGTGTTTATTTTGGCTTTTCAAATCGCagttatttattattcatatAATGTCCTTGGGATGTCTGCGTTAAAGTTCACATCAGCTCTGAATCAAACAGTCATGGgttcaacaacatcaatgTTTACTTTGATTATAGGAGTAATACTCAAAACCGAAACTTTTACAATTAAAAAGGCACTATGTGTAATTGGTAGTTGTTTGGGTGTCTTTATGGTAAGTTTTAGTAATACTTCAGCGGGGCAAGGCAAATTCCAACCGAAAAATCCCGTTCTTGGAAATACATTGGCATTGGGTGCAGCATTAATGTATGGTTTTTATTTACTTATTATGAAATTTAAATGTGGTACTGGGGATAAAACAACTAATGAAAGAAGACTTTTCGGATACGTGGGATTAATAACTTTTGTAATTGGTGTGCCTGTGTTATACGTGgttgatttattagaaattgaaaagtttCAATTCCCTCCACCAAATAATACTATTTTAGCTagtatttttattaatggTATATTTTCTGTCATTTCGGATTATACTTCTGTGTTGGCCATGTTGTTAACTTCTCCATTGGTGGTATCTTTAACTTTAACTTCAGTGATTCCTATCAcaattttcattgattaCCTCGTGTTAATATCGACTGGAAATTCTGTGAAAACAAACTTTGTGTATGTTTTCGGTATTGTTTGTATATTGGTTGCCGTTGTGTTGGTCAATGTTAACATAACATCagaaaatgatttaatagAAGAGGTCATTGAGCATGCTCTTGAAGAAGCAATTAGAAATGATGAAGTAATGTCACCAGTGTTAAGTCCATTATTGAGTCCTAGAAATAATGCTACAAACGTTCTTGGCCTGCAGTTACTGCCTCATGCTTCACCCATTGgcatttcattattttcacCAAAACTCAAATCTAAACATCCTCTTAGAATATCCCACTTTAATcttaatgaaaatgatgaaaccGAACCAACTTTTAATGCAAACCATGAACCATTGTATGGCATCacatcatcaccaccaaatattgttgttgttcaagGCAAAAACCATCAATACCAAATAAAACGAAATATAGATGAATAG
- a CDS encoding uncharacterized protein (Ortholog(s) have cytosol, nucleus localization), whose amino-acid sequence MSNPLKVIDISEDSITTARELLDAATSQGFLFLEGHDFTQEEVDKLFELSKSFFELPNNYKSKYPVDSSNHGYVMMGKENLDPNGQKQGDPKEALNIANLNFETGKSLNIIPDWISENQERDELISNTILRLYRLSIKILRMLARALEIEDDETHRIKGENWFASKYASDSESGSTFRLLHYPCQTSLNPESVIRAGAHTDYGSMTLLFQKENQEGLEIFSPISKKWEQVPFIPSTIEKMAPPLVVNIGDLLSYWTAGLLKSTIHRVKFPAKAQELGQDRYSIVFFSHPSDNALLEPVPSEIIRKIEGRGANKETTYITAKQHLQKRLAATYGWKK is encoded by the coding sequence ATGTCAAATCCACTCAAAGTAATAGATATTTCAGAAGACTCAATCACAACTGCAAGAGAGTTGCTTGATGCAGCAACTTCTCAAGggtttttatttcttgaaGGACATGATTTCACtcaagaagaagttgacaaattatttgaattatcgaaatcattttttgaattaccaaacaattataaatcaaaatatccAGTTGATTCTTCAAATCATGGATATGTAATGATGGGGAAAGAAAATCTTGATCCTAATGGTCAAAAGCAAGGTGACCCAAAGGAAGCATTAAATATTgccaatttgaattttgaaactGGTAAATCTTTAAATATTATTCCTGATTGGATTTCGGAAAACCAAGAAAGAGATGAGTTGATTTCAAACACAATTCTTAGATTATATCGATTATCTATTAAGATTCTTCGTATGCTTGCTCGAGCTTTAGAAATCGAGGATGATGAAACCCACAGAATAAAAGGTGAAAATTGGTTTGCTTCAAAATATGCCAGTGATTCTGAATCTGGATCTACATTTAGACTTCTTCATTATCCATGTCAAACATCATTAAATCCAGAAAGTGTGATAAGAGCCGGTGCCCATACTGATTATGGTTCAATGACACTTTTATTCCAAAAAGAGAATCAAGAAGgtttggaaattttttctCCTATATCAAAGAAATGGGAACAAGTCCCATTCATACCTTCaactattgaaaaaatggCACCTCCATTAGTGGTCAATATTGGTGATTTGTTAAGTTATTGGACGGCAGGGTTATTGAAATCAACTATTCATCGAGTCAAATTCCCTGCTAAAGCACAAGAATTGGGACAAGATAGATATTCAATAGTATTTTTCAGCCATCCTAGTGATAATGCTTTACTAGAACCTGTACCTAgtgaaattattagaaaaattgagGGAAGAGGTGCTaacaaagaaacaacaTACATCACAGCTAAGCAACATTTACAAAAGAGATTAGCTGCTACTTATGGATGGAAGAAATAA
- a CDS encoding tRNA (guanine) methyltransferase (Ortholog(s) have tRNA (guanine-N1-)-methyltransferase activity, role in mitochondrial tRNA methylation, tRNA N1-guanine methylation and mitochondrial matrix, nucleus localization): protein MSKFSPPINRNMVELDRSFFHKEVPLLAAYFPNPKFLGQFVKSCQNDILYVQTVKHIISMDDSKAILLRDDVKSISDLNPETQLKINEFGIILKPYTLKLDYSFWKSEEILKSILPENLIDDVPSGFSQAGHLAHINLRDEYKPFGKLIGQVILDKNPSVLTVVDKVNTIANKFRTFPLELLAGEPNYIVEQSESGCKFKFDFSKVYWNSRLSTEHERIIGKFNSGDVVGDVFGGVGPFAIPASKKNVIVLANDLNPESYKYLQENIKINKVEPFIKPFNLDGREFIRKAPELLLQWHNSQNGIIEKKIIKKVSIDDNKTKKNFERKPIIETTKIPKFYHHFVMNLPDSALTFLDEFIGLYGSNPQLKTDPEFKLPIIHVHCFEKFENNENPTPEELHNRVYEKICKLIQFPLNKEKMEFHEVRMVSPTKPMFCVSFELPEEVAFKQSK from the coding sequence atgtcTAAATTTTCACCACCAATCAACCGTAATATGGTTGAATTAGATCGTTCATTTTTCCATAAAGAAGTACCATTATTAGCTGCTTATTTCCCTAATCCCAAATTTTTAGGTCAATTTGTTAAATCTTGTCAAAATGATATTCTTTATGTTCAAACCGTAAAACATATTATTTCCATGGATGATTCTAAAGCCATATTATTACGTGATGATGTGAAACTGATATCTGATTTAAACCCGGAAacacaattgaaaattaatgaatttggaataatattaaaaccTTATACTTTAAAACTTGATTATTCATTTTGGAAAAGtgaagaaattttgaaaagtaTATTACCAGAAAATTTAATAGATGATGTACCTAGTGGATTTAGTCAAGCAGGTCATTTAGCTCATATTAATTTAAGAGATGAATATAAACCATTTGGGAAATTAATTGGTCAAGTGATTTTAGATAAAAATCCTCTGGTTTTAACCGTTGTTGATAAAGTCAATACCATTGCTAATAAATTTAGAACTTTCCCCTTGGAATTATTAGCAGGTGAACCAaattatattgttgaaCAACTGGAAAGTGGAtgtaaatttaaatttgattttagtAAAGTATATTGGAATTCTCGTTTAAGTACTGAACATGAAAGAATAATTGGTAAATTTAACTCTGGTGATGTTGTTGGAGATGTCTTTGGGGGTGTTGGTCCATTTGCCATTCCAGCATCTAAGAAAAATGTCATTGTTTTGGcaaatgatttaaatcCTGAAAgttataaatatttacaagaaaatatcaaaataaataaagttGAACCATTTATTAAACCTTTCAATTTAGATGGAAGAgaatttattagaaaagCACCTGAATTATTACTTCAATGGCACAATAGTCAAAATGGgattattgaaaagaaaatcattaaaaaagtttcaattgatgataataagacaaaaaaaaattttgaaagaaaacccattattgaaacaacCAAGATTCCTaaattttatcatcattttgTTATGAATTTACCTGATTCTGCTTTAACTTTCcttgatgaatttattgGATTATATGGTTCAAATCctcaattgaaaactgATCCTGAATTCAAATTACCAATTATTCATGTTcattgttttgaaaaatttgaaaataatgaaaatccAACTCCAGAAGAATTACATAATCGAGTTTATGAAAAGATTTGTAAATTAATACAATTCCCATTAAATAAAGAGAAAATGGAATTTCATGAAGTTAGAATGGTTTCTCCTACAAAACCCATGTTTTGTGTATCGTTTGAACTACCGGAAGAAGTGGCCTTTAAACAAAGTAAATAG
- a CDS encoding exosome non-catalytic core subunit (Ortholog(s) have role in U4 snRNA 3'-end processing, exonucleolytic trimming to generate mature 3'-end of 5.8S rRNA from tricistronic rRNA transcript (SSU-rRNA, 5.8S rRNA and LSU-rRNA), more), protein MDISEVISITRPSTFNNIDNINNDDNNLDIEMSDEQDHTQSASATATAAANSIVTPGELITEDPTWMKGHGTYFINDKTYSSVAGSISRVNRLLSVIPLRGRYSPETGDHVIGRITDVGNKRWKVDIGAKQDAILMLGSVNLPGGVLRRKSESDELQMRNFLKEGDLLNCEVQTIFNNGIASLHTRSLKYGKLRNGIFLKIPSPLIVKTKNHAFDLPGNVSIVLGTNGYIWLYKTPKINKSLENNTPGITRLEEESSWEIYSDKNEFIDVQTRNNIAKYYNIIKSLAEKEQKINNDVLVEAFDY, encoded by the coding sequence ATGGATATATCTGAAGTAATAAGTATAACTAGACCATCtacatttaataatatagacaatatcaacaatgaTGACAACAACTTAGATATTGAAATGTCAGATGAACAAGATCACACACAATCGGCatcagcaacagcaacagcagcagcaaattcaattgttacACCAGGTGAACTAATAACAGAAGATCCAACATGGATGAAAGGTCATGGAACATATTttataaatgataaaaCCTATTCATCCGTTGCAGGGAGTATATCAAGAGTGAATAGATTATTGAGTGTGATTCCATTACGAGGGAGATATAGTCCCGAAACTGGTGATCATGTCATTGGACGTATTACTGACGTTGGTAATAAACGATGGAAAGTAGATATTGGTGCCAAACAAGATGCTATATTAATGTTGGGATCAGTTAATTTACCTGGTGGGGTCTTACGTAGAAAATCTGAATCTGATGAATTACAAATGAGgaattttttaaaagaaggagatttattaaattgtGAAGtacaaacaatttttaataatggtATTGCTTCATTACATACTAGATCTTTAAAATATGGGAAATTAAGAAATGggatttttttgaaaattccTAGTCCATTGATTgttaaaactaaaaatcATGCATTTGATTTACCAGGTAATGTTTCTATAGTGTTAGGAACAAATGGATATATTTGGTTATACAAGACTCctaaaattaataaatctttAGAAAATAATACCCCAGGGATAACTAGacttgaagaagaaagttCATGGGAAATTTATAGtgataaaaatgaatttattgatgttcaaacaagaaataatattgccaaatattataatatcattaaatCATTAGCTGAAAAggaacaaaaaattaataatgatgttCTCGTTGAAGCCTTTGATTATTAA
- a CDS encoding uncharacterized protein (Ortholog(s) have translation release factor activity, role in mitochondrial translational termination and mitochondrial inner membrane localization) — MHLLLRIPPRFGLSSWGSIRPILPRRIPNFPRFNSSTGSSLTIPTLSPSLLQRAQTIQQEHKELSEKLADKYIPDLQVKFDNYTNILSMFDKLETLTQEYIELTEITDDPDLYKEAQEELKSIVIPQIEKLVSELRVKLRPPVKYADKGCIIELRPGVGGNEASLFTGDLLNMYMNFASEMNWKYKIISEGKNSSGFINEAILSIDTLGSYDIMRHESGVHRVQRIPETETKGRVHTSTAAVVVLPKLSEGNESSLKDDERVFAPGEVRIDTMRAGGKGGQHVNTTDSAVRLLHIPTGMIVIQQDERSQPLNKAKAFAILRSRLAQKEQEEEMLKQKKLRTDQVSSTDRSDKIKTYNYKENRVTDHRINYSMHDLEGVLEGRKLGQLIDVYRSQ; from the coding sequence ATGCATTTGTTACTAAGGATACCACCCCGTTTTGGTTTATCGTCTTGGGGTAGTATACGACCAATACTACCTAGAAGGATACCAAATTTCCCACGATTCAACTCATCAACTGGATCATCATTAACTATACCTACATTATCACCATCATTATTACAACGAGCACAAACAATACAACAAGAACATAAAGAATTAAGTGAAAAATTAGCTGATAAATATATTCCTGATTTGCAAGtgaaatttgataattataCCAATATACTATCTATGTTTGACAAATTAGAAACTTTAACACAAGAATATATTGAATTAACTGAAATCACCGATGATCCTGATTTATATAAAGAAGCTCAAGAAGAACTTAAATCTATTGTTATCCCCcagattgaaaaattagttTCTGAATTAAGAGTGAAATTACGTCCTCCAGTGAAATATGCCGATAAAGGTTgtataattgaattacGTCCTGGAGTAGGAGGTAATGAAGCTAGTTTATTTACTggtgatttattaaatatgtATATGAATTTTGCTTCAGAAATGAATTGGAAATATAAAATCATTTCCGAAGGCAAAAATTCTTCTGGGTTTATTAATGAAGCAATTCTTAGTATTGATACTTTGGGTAGTTATGATATTATGCGTCATGAAAGTGGGGTTCATCGTGTACAAAGAATCCCTGAAACTGAAACTAAAGGTCGAGTTCATACTTCAACAGCTGCAGTTGTTGTATTGCCGAAATTATCCGAGGGGAATGAATCTTCATTAAAAGATGATGAACGAGTATTTGCTCCTGGTGAAGTGAGAATAGATACCATGAGAGCAGGTGGGAAAGGTGGTCAACATGTTAATACTACTGATTCTGCCGTTAGATTGCTACATATTCCAACGGGGATGATTGTTATACAACAAGATGAAAGATCACAACCATTAAATAAGGCCAAAGCTTTTGCTATTTTAAGAAGTCGTCTTGCTCAAAaggaacaagaagaagaaatgttaaaacaaaaaaaattacgtACTGATCAAGTTTCTAGTACTGATCGAAgtgataaaattaaaacttaTAATTATAAAGAAAATCGAGTAACTGATCATAGAATCAATTATAGTATGCATGATCTTGAAGGAGTTTTAGAAGGTAGAAAACTTGGTCAATTGATCGATGTTTATAGATCACAATAG
- a CDS encoding uncharacterized protein (Ortholog of C. dubliniensis CD36 : Cd36_43500, Spathaspora passalidarum NRRL Y-27907 : SPAPADRAFT_64619, Candida tropicalis MYA-3404 : CTRG_00335 and Candida albicans WO-1 : CAWG_03437) — MSNIQFNLCTTFPGLLQTYHESLYDLITTYDLYLSYKRRQMSLLFNLLFSSAELPSINKLESSWMVLQNSIMTKNQQLWVYRRILNETMTTMITLGYISKKQLFELNHCIVLELQQVEDKFEDLIESETKDDNTSNDRNVITTTTINDDNEDENDRCFELSLLDKQPELFRDILNLHNSLISKYYVVQRQNNSHKNNSNNNNTCSRSSIQRKCVYI; from the coding sequence ATGTCTAACatacaattcaatttatgtACTACTTTCCCTGGTTTACTTCAAACTTATCATGAATCATTATATGATTTAATAACTACTtatgatttatatttatccTATAAAAGAAGACAAATGTCCTTATTATTCAATCTATTGTTTTCATCGGCTGAATTACCttcaataaacaaattagaGCTGAGTTGGATGGTTCTACAAAATAGTATAATGAcgaaaaatcaacaattatgGGTATATAGAAGAATtttaaatgaaacaatGACAACAATGATTACTTTAGGGTACATTTCAAAGaaacaattatttgaattgaatcattGTATAGTACTTGAATTACAACAAGTGGAagataaatttgaagatttaattgaaagtGAAACAAAAGATGATAACACCAGTAATGACCGAAATGTCATTACAACAACGACAAtcaatgatgataatgaagatgagAATGATCGATGTTTCGAATTACTGTTGTTGGATAAACAACCAGAATTGTTTAGagatattttgaatttacaTAATAGTTTAATTAGTAAATATTATGTTGTTCAACGTCAGAATAATAGTCATAAAAataacagcaacaacaacaacacctGCAGCAGGAGCAGTATACAAAGAAAATGTGTGtatatttaa
- a CDS encoding uncharacterized protein (Ortholog(s) have protein binding, bridging activity, role in proteasome regulatory particle assembly and cytoplasm, nucleus, ribosome localization) — MSSTQFPTLTLEEFKTAIQDISQFELESKKNQQKHFIFKLIDTNNELWQEINNIKQLQDSSSFENKENLILYQETLWENKHSLLEQIARIESINDELIRRNLISEQDKLQEETKLMEEINKKDIENETQQKDGTEGKEEEEKANGEGEDEGEGEGKGEGEGVYL; from the coding sequence ATGTCATCAACACAATTTCCTACTTTAACATTAGAAGAATTTAAAACTGCCATTCAAGATATAtcacaatttgaattagaatccaaaaaaaatcaacaaaaacatttcattttcaaattaattgataccaataatgaattatggcaagaaataaataatataaaacaattacaaGATCTGTCATCgtttgaaaataaagagaatttaatattatatCAAGAAACTTTATGGGAAAATAAACATAGTTTATTAGAACAAATAGCTCGAATTGAAAGtattaatgatgaattgattcGTCGAAATCTTATTAGTGAACAAGATAAATTACAAGAAGAAACTAAATTAATggaagaaataaataaaaaagatattgaaaatgaaaccCAACAAAAAGATGGAACCgaaggaaaagaagaagaggaaaaGGCTAATGGCGAAGGTGAAGATGAAGGCGAAGGTGAAGGCAAAGGCGAAGGCGAAGGAGTGTATTTATGA